The proteins below are encoded in one region of Planctopirus limnophila DSM 3776:
- a CDS encoding serine/threonine protein kinase codes for MAGRMIGPFELGDRLGVGGMGIVYRATYTKTGAPVAIKILSPDLSQAESLQKRFEREVAILKKLQHPHIVRYYGGGKLGTQRFYAMELVTGGSIEGYLKEHGQLPWKEVLDLALQIAQALEHSHAAGVIHRDLKPANLLRAKDGTLKLTDFGIARDTTATALTAAGRTVGTYSYMAPEQIRGKPPVDRRTDLYALGCVMFEMITGETPFRGDNAGEMLIMHLQEDPPRPSSLNAECPQVVEDLILKLLAKDPEDRFFDALAVQVAIEQIQEQLTKPVEAISPEAAKTAEANVPKKKKRKKSAKVPFYERAWFLASILVTILFLATIPFWPMSEDQLFARAEALMKSEEPTDWGDAYDKYLKPLQQKFPQGKHAGQVQQYVDQVEMHQAERRARATAKTGRDPNSEAERLFLEADRYEKFGDRISALEKYESMVVLLKDREQDRAFVMLAKKRIQEIEAAGGDPVDRVQMVDQSLARADELAQQGKTIEARTIWNSIMTLYAGNQELEVQVRQARQRLSEKRSSSE; via the coding sequence ATGGCTGGCCGCATGATCGGACCATTTGAACTGGGGGATCGACTGGGTGTCGGTGGTATGGGGATTGTCTACCGTGCCACCTACACCAAGACGGGTGCTCCCGTGGCGATCAAGATTCTTTCGCCGGATCTCAGCCAGGCAGAATCATTACAGAAGCGGTTTGAACGCGAAGTCGCCATTCTGAAGAAGCTGCAGCATCCGCATATTGTGCGCTACTATGGCGGCGGGAAACTGGGGACACAGCGCTTCTATGCGATGGAACTGGTCACGGGTGGTTCCATTGAGGGCTACTTAAAAGAACACGGCCAGCTTCCGTGGAAAGAAGTGCTCGACCTGGCACTTCAGATTGCCCAGGCGCTGGAACATTCTCACGCTGCCGGTGTAATTCATCGCGATTTGAAGCCTGCCAACCTGTTAAGGGCCAAAGACGGCACACTCAAGCTGACAGACTTCGGTATTGCGCGTGATACCACAGCGACGGCACTGACGGCTGCTGGCCGAACCGTGGGCACATACTCGTATATGGCCCCTGAGCAGATTCGCGGCAAGCCGCCGGTTGATCGTCGTACGGATCTGTATGCACTCGGCTGTGTGATGTTCGAGATGATTACGGGAGAGACTCCCTTTCGCGGAGACAACGCGGGCGAGATGCTGATTATGCATCTGCAGGAAGATCCTCCGCGCCCGTCATCGTTGAACGCAGAATGTCCGCAGGTTGTCGAAGATCTGATTCTCAAACTGTTGGCCAAAGATCCCGAGGATCGATTTTTCGATGCGCTCGCAGTGCAGGTGGCGATTGAACAGATTCAGGAACAACTCACAAAGCCGGTCGAAGCGATCTCGCCAGAGGCAGCCAAAACTGCTGAAGCCAATGTTCCCAAGAAGAAAAAACGAAAAAAATCGGCCAAAGTCCCCTTTTATGAACGGGCGTGGTTCCTCGCTTCAATTCTGGTGACGATCCTGTTTCTGGCCACAATTCCGTTCTGGCCGATGTCGGAAGATCAGTTGTTTGCCCGGGCGGAAGCACTCATGAAGAGTGAAGAGCCCACCGATTGGGGAGATGCCTACGACAAGTATCTGAAGCCTCTTCAGCAGAAGTTTCCTCAAGGCAAACATGCCGGCCAGGTTCAGCAATATGTCGATCAGGTCGAGATGCATCAGGCGGAGCGCAGGGCCCGGGCCACTGCGAAAACCGGGCGAGATCCGAATTCTGAAGCGGAGCGATTGTTCCTGGAAGCTGACCGATACGAAAAGTTTGGCGACCGTATTTCGGCTCTGGAAAAGTATGAGAGCATGGTCGTGCTGCTGAAAGATCGAGAGCAGGACCGGGCCTTCGTCATGCTGGCCAAAAAGCGGATTCAAGAGATCGAAGCCGCTGGTGGCGACCCGGTCGATCGAGTGCAGATGGTTGATCAATCACTGGCAAGAGCTGATGAACTGGCCCAGCAGGGGAAAACGATTGAAGCTCGCACCATCTGGAACAGCATCATGACGCTCTATGCGGGAAATCAGGAGTTGGAAGTCCAGGTGCGGCAGGCGAGGCAAAGACTTTCCGAGAAACGCAGTTCATCGGAATGA
- a CDS encoding vWA domain-containing protein, whose protein sequence is MSWPGFASLSAAWYLLLLAPLILFYFLKLRRPRVEIPSLALWQQVVRDSRVNSPFQRFQRNLLLLAQILLLLALILAAMQPFWPARSQTARYLPVIIDISASMEGVEKAGGQTRLQLAKQEVTKLIDGLMADQKISLIAASDSARRLTDFTNDQRILKAALDQLTISESTSQLEDAFRMSIALARTVPVETVVLFSDGNVPPEFDLELPFRVSFQKVPAATSNVGITEFNARKSRENWEVFARVEASSKFAGLTQVEFFENGELLSSESISLAGGSAERLIFRTSSPESTEVALRLVPDGVDAVGSDNEAFLVTPQVRPLSIYCPPELTTFRHALAAMKDVVVFPAEGAATPSSVDLVISNQVADAERDARVILTVGLVPAELESFISTEEVATGSGLAEVTDWLRTDPLLRHVQLLDVQIGGAPQLKEGESDRTIEAAGFQVVATSTGGPLVVSRPSGAQQRYHILFPMERSTLPFRVGFPILVANAVDLAQNLAGLNETKALRTGVFPPLTLQPETRYRIVGPVEPEWKLAAGSSLRLSPMAANGRQRTTARTTELTTDANGQLAGVAAPAVGVYQIFDGGTLVKQIGVALQSVQETSLFVQQDLRFSEAKVSAADEKLAVETPLWRWFAWAALLFLLWEWWLFQKPALPLKRA, encoded by the coding sequence ATGAGTTGGCCTGGCTTTGCATCACTTTCAGCGGCCTGGTATCTGCTGCTCCTGGCACCGCTGATCCTGTTTTATTTTCTCAAGCTGCGCCGACCGAGAGTCGAGATCCCTTCGTTGGCCTTATGGCAGCAGGTGGTTCGCGATTCTCGCGTCAACTCTCCGTTTCAAAGGTTCCAAAGAAACCTTTTGCTGCTGGCACAGATTCTGTTGCTGTTGGCTTTGATACTGGCAGCCATGCAGCCCTTCTGGCCGGCTCGTTCGCAAACCGCACGGTATCTGCCTGTGATTATTGATATCTCGGCCAGCATGGAAGGTGTGGAGAAAGCGGGTGGCCAGACCAGACTGCAACTGGCGAAACAGGAAGTGACCAAACTGATCGATGGTCTTATGGCCGATCAGAAAATCAGCCTGATTGCCGCCTCTGACTCGGCCCGTCGATTGACGGATTTCACGAATGATCAACGCATCCTCAAAGCAGCACTTGATCAACTGACGATTTCTGAATCGACAAGTCAGTTGGAAGATGCCTTCCGCATGTCGATCGCTTTGGCACGCACTGTGCCTGTCGAGACGGTTGTCCTTTTCAGTGATGGAAATGTCCCTCCAGAATTCGATCTGGAGCTTCCTTTTCGAGTGAGCTTTCAGAAAGTCCCAGCGGCAACGTCGAATGTGGGGATCACCGAATTCAATGCCAGAAAATCACGCGAGAACTGGGAGGTCTTTGCCCGGGTCGAGGCTTCGTCAAAATTTGCCGGGCTCACTCAAGTTGAATTCTTCGAGAATGGAGAACTCCTGAGCAGTGAGTCGATTTCATTGGCTGGCGGATCCGCAGAGCGACTGATTTTTCGCACTTCTTCGCCAGAAAGTACGGAGGTGGCTCTGCGCCTTGTTCCGGATGGTGTGGATGCGGTTGGCAGTGATAATGAAGCTTTTCTCGTGACTCCGCAGGTCAGGCCACTGAGTATCTATTGCCCTCCCGAACTGACGACGTTTCGTCATGCCCTGGCTGCCATGAAAGACGTGGTTGTCTTTCCCGCTGAAGGGGCTGCGACACCATCCTCAGTGGATCTTGTGATTTCTAATCAAGTGGCTGATGCCGAACGTGATGCGCGGGTCATTTTGACCGTGGGTTTGGTTCCCGCCGAGCTGGAATCATTTATTTCGACGGAAGAAGTGGCCACAGGTTCGGGATTGGCAGAGGTCACGGACTGGTTAAGGACAGATCCTCTCCTGAGGCATGTGCAGCTTTTAGATGTGCAGATTGGCGGGGCACCGCAATTGAAGGAAGGTGAGTCCGACCGCACCATTGAAGCGGCAGGTTTTCAGGTGGTAGCGACATCCACAGGAGGCCCGCTGGTTGTGTCGAGGCCCTCGGGGGCACAGCAGCGCTATCATATTTTGTTTCCGATGGAACGTTCGACGCTGCCCTTCCGTGTCGGGTTTCCCATCCTCGTGGCCAATGCCGTTGATCTGGCTCAGAATCTGGCAGGCTTGAATGAAACCAAAGCACTCCGGACGGGTGTCTTCCCCCCGTTGACACTTCAGCCGGAGACCCGCTATCGCATTGTGGGGCCGGTCGAACCGGAGTGGAAACTGGCTGCAGGGAGTTCGTTACGATTAAGCCCGATGGCTGCCAATGGTCGCCAGCGCACCACAGCGCGAACCACAGAATTGACGACAGATGCCAACGGACAACTGGCAGGTGTGGCAGCACCGGCTGTGGGTGTCTACCAGATTTTTGATGGTGGAACTCTCGTCAAGCAGATCGGCGTAGCGCTTCAGAGTGTGCAGGAGACATCTCTGTTCGTGCAGCAGGACTTAAGATTTTCAGAAGCCAAAGTTTCCGCAGCCGATGAGAAACTGGCTGTCGAAACACCACTCTGGCGCTGGTTTGCCTGGGCAGCGCTGCTTTTTCTGCTCTGGGAATGGTGGCTGTTCCAGAAACCAGCACTGCCTCTCAAACGTGCTTAG
- a CDS encoding VOC family protein yields MAWKMQHLGMARGALCSLFGAMLLSGISIAVAALQEEKSPEIAFSSETIDVGLCVSNMQASIDFYTKAIGFQELPGFSVPADYAQEVGLSDGQVLDVKVLTLGTGPTATRLKLIQFPKVPGARVDQSFIQSTYGIRYLTIHVKDVNASLEKLKQHKIKPIASSPKLLPAGFPEGVGLCNLRDPDGNLVELVGPYRP; encoded by the coding sequence ATGGCTTGGAAGATGCAGCACCTGGGTATGGCACGCGGCGCTTTGTGTTCACTATTCGGGGCCATGTTGCTTTCGGGGATTTCCATTGCGGTGGCGGCACTGCAGGAAGAAAAGTCGCCAGAAATTGCCTTCAGTTCGGAAACAATCGATGTGGGTCTGTGTGTGAGCAATATGCAGGCGTCGATCGATTTTTACACCAAGGCCATCGGCTTTCAGGAGTTGCCTGGATTTTCAGTCCCCGCTGACTATGCCCAGGAGGTTGGGTTATCTGACGGTCAGGTGCTGGATGTCAAAGTGTTGACTCTCGGAACGGGGCCAACGGCCACCAGATTGAAACTGATTCAGTTTCCCAAAGTTCCGGGAGCGCGGGTCGATCAATCGTTTATTCAGTCCACCTATGGCATTCGGTATCTGACGATTCATGTCAAAGATGTAAATGCCTCGCTCGAAAAATTGAAGCAGCACAAAATCAAGCCGATCGCCAGTTCGCCCAAGCTGCTGCCAGCCGGTTTTCCAGAAGGTGTGGGGCTTTGTAACTTGCGCGATCCCGATGGAAATCTGGTCGAACTGGTGGGGCCATATCGTCCGTAA
- a CDS encoding DUF58 domain-containing protein, producing the protein MANARQLTSLVSNSALSRAENLRLAPRFRKTNRMRGEHLAGRGGSSTEFEDFRDYSPGDDIRYVDWNIFARLHRPYLKLYRHEEEMHVVILLDASSSMKFGEKFDRARQAAALLAMMGLMNMEPVSIYALGSRNEATHQIRRLRGKSSFRKLFEFLENLPVGGDAEIDFTIDAALRQHSGRGVVICLSDFLTFGRIDQAISRLFGAGLEPWAIQILSSDEHNPELEQDVRFVDSETGETLDVTAGGDLLRIYEEYRLSLERELEQVCRQRGGRSLSFNTSQSVDNIVFDTLLRKGWVR; encoded by the coding sequence ATGGCTAACGCCAGACAATTGACTTCACTGGTCTCGAACAGCGCACTTTCTCGAGCGGAGAATCTGCGACTGGCTCCACGATTCCGCAAAACCAACCGCATGCGGGGTGAACATCTGGCTGGTCGCGGTGGTTCAAGTACCGAGTTTGAAGACTTTCGAGATTACAGCCCTGGTGATGACATCCGGTATGTCGACTGGAATATCTTTGCCCGTCTGCATCGCCCTTATCTGAAACTGTACCGACACGAAGAAGAAATGCATGTTGTCATCCTGCTGGATGCTTCCAGTTCGATGAAGTTTGGCGAAAAGTTTGATCGAGCCCGGCAGGCTGCCGCACTTCTGGCCATGATGGGGCTCATGAATATGGAGCCAGTCTCGATCTACGCCTTGGGCAGCCGGAATGAGGCCACGCATCAGATTCGACGACTGCGCGGGAAAAGTTCTTTCCGCAAACTTTTTGAGTTTCTCGAAAACCTGCCAGTTGGGGGTGATGCCGAGATTGACTTTACCATCGACGCTGCACTCCGGCAGCACTCGGGTCGCGGGGTGGTCATCTGCCTGTCAGACTTCCTGACGTTTGGCCGAATTGATCAGGCCATCAGCCGGTTGTTTGGAGCTGGTCTGGAACCCTGGGCCATTCAGATTTTATCCAGCGACGAGCATAACCCTGAGTTAGAACAGGATGTTCGTTTTGTCGACTCCGAAACGGGAGAAACGCTGGATGTGACAGCCGGGGGAGATCTGTTGCGAATTTACGAGGAATACCGGTTGTCACTCGAACGAGAACTGGAGCAGGTCTGTCGGCAACGTGGCGGGCGGTCGTTGTCATTCAACACCAGCCAAAGCGTGGACAACATCGTCTTCGATACACTCCTTCGTAAAGGCTGGGTGCGATGA